The Nitrospinota bacterium genome segment GAGCCCCACCCCCCGGAATATTCCTGCCTCTTTGGTGTTTTGTGGTAAGAAGAGCCGCAAGAAGGAGTGAGGGGCATGACCGCCAAGAAGCGCTCGTTGATTATTTTATTGCTGTGCGCCGCCCTGGGGCTCGCTCTCGCCGTGGCCTCGGCCGCCTGGGGGCAGAACCTCCGGGGATTTGCAATGCACAACGGCTTCGACCTCACCTATAGCTTGGTCCCCCGCGAAGAGATTCTTTCGGGCGGCCCGCCGAAGGACGGCATTCCGGCCCTCACCAGCCCCCGCTTCCTCAAGGCCGGCCAGGCCGGCTACCTCTTTGACGACGATCTGGTCGTCGGGGTGGTCTTCAACGAGGAAGCCCGGGCCTATCCGCTTCGCATTCTGGTCTGGCACGAAAACGTCAACGATGTGGTGGGCGGCTTACCCATCGCAGTCACCTACTGCCCGCTTTGTAACTCGGCCTTCGTCTTCGACCGTAGGGTCGGCGGAGCCGTCCGGGAGTTCGGGGTAAGCGGGCTCCTTTGGAACTCCAACGTGTTGCTCTACGACCGCCAGCCAGACGACCGCGCCGAAAGCCTGTGGAGCCAGGTTAAGATGGCCGCGGTGGCGGGGCCCGCCGCTCAAGCGGGCTTGCGGATGAGGTTATTGCCGTCGGAGCTAACCACATGGCGAGAGTGGGTGGAGCGTCATCCAGCCTCCAATGTGCTTTCAGACCAGACAGGCTATCGTCGAAACTACGGAGTCTCGCCGTACGGCTCCTACTTCGCCACCGACCGGCTAATGTTCCCCGTCAGGGCGGGCCAGCCGCGCCCCGAGCGGTTTCGCAACAAGGAGCCCATGGTCCTCGTCCAGGCAGGAGAGGCGCTTAAGGCCTACGCCGTCCGTGACGTGGCGGCGGCAGCCGGGGATAACGGGTGGGTCGAAGATACCGTGGGCCGGAAGCGGCTTCGCCTAACCTATCTGGAAGCAGGCGACACCGTACGGGTCGAGACTCTCTCCGGCGAAGGTGAGCAGACGCCCGTGGCCTACGCCTTCTGGTTCGCCCTGAGCTCGATGCTGCCGGAGGTCGAGGTCTACGAGCCCCCCGCGGCGTCCGGGGCCGTGGCAAACAAGGGTCCCTCATCGCCATCGACCAGTCTGGCCCAAGAATGATAAAGGGCTCCCTGGCGCAGATCCAGAATATCCATACCGAAGAGTTGTACAACGGCCATGGCGAGTCGGCTCAAGCCGTGTTAAACTTCGTAAGTCGATACATCGGCAGGGAAGACAGAGATTACCTGGCCATGAAACCCTATAGCATCCACTATACCGACTACGACTGGTCCTTGAACGAGCAGCGGGAAGGATGAGGCAATGACAGGGGAGGAGCCCACTACGGCTCGGCCCTCGGCCCCGAGCCATCACGTCCATGCCTCCGGCTGGTGGCGGCCGGTTGGGCTTGTAGGGCTCATCGTCGCCATCCTGCTGCTTTCGAAGTTCTTCGGGCTCGGCGAGCGGCTGGGCGCCGTGCGCGACTGGATTGGCACGCTGGGGGCCTGGGGCCCCGCGGTTTTTGTTTTGATCTACGTTGCGGCGACCGTGGCGGCCGTGCCGGGCTCGGTCCTGACGGTGGGCGCGGGAGCCCTATTCGGCTCCATCCTGGGGGTCGTCCTGGTCAGTGTGGCCTCCACCCTGGGGGCCAGCCTCGCCTTTTTGGTCGCCCGATACTTCGCCAGAGACGCCGCCGCTAGGTGGTTCTCTAGCAACGAAAAGTTCCGTCGGCTCGATAGGCTCACCGAAGAGCACGGGGCGATAATCGTGGCGTTGACGCGGCTCACCCCCATCTTTCCCTTCAATCTGCTCAATTACGGTTTCGGACTCACCCGGGTGCCGTTCTCGACCTACGTCTTCTGGTCCTGGCTCTGCATGCTGCCGGGCACCGTGCTCTACGTCGTCGGGGCCGACGCCCTGGCCCGGGGTCTCTCCCAAGGCCGCCTCCCCTGGGGACTGGTCGGGGCGCTCGCGGGGGCTGGAGTGGTCCTGGCCCTCCTGATCCGCTACGCCCGCCGAACCCTTCAGGCGAAGGAAACAGATACGGTGGCCGAGGCCGCTTCCGCCAAGGTGGAGCCCTCCCACCATGCATGATGTCCCGGACGTCCCTCCCCACGATGAGCACAACGCCGCTCTGGTGGCCAACGTCCACCCCCCCGACTGGAAGAACCCTGAGCCTGCGCCGCGCTACAACTTAGTCGTCATTGGAGCGGGGACAGCAGGCCTGGTGACCGCCGCGGGGGCGTCTCTCCTGGGAGCCAAGGTCGCCCTCGTGGAGCGGCACCTCTTGGGGGGAGACTGCCTGAACACGGGATGCGTGCCCTCGAAAAGCATCATCCGCTCCGCGCGCTCCTTTGCCGACGTCCACGACGCCCACCGCTTCGGCGTTCGCGTCCCCGAGGGCACGGATGTCGATTTTGGCGCCGTCATGGAGCGGATGCGCCGCATCCGAAGTCGGATCAGCGCTCACGACTCAGCCCGGCGGTTTAAAGAAGAGTTTGGTGTGGACATCTTTCTGGGCGGTGCCCGGTTCGCGGGGCCTGAGACGGTCGAGGTCGAAGGCACTCCGCTGCGTTTCAAAAGAGCCGTCATCGCCACGGGGGCTCGGCCCGTTGAGCCGCCCATTGATGGCCTCCACGAAGCCGGCTACCTCACCAACGAGACCGTCTTCTCTCTAACGGAGCGGCCGGGCCGCCTGCTGGTGGTCGGTGGAGGCCCCTTGGGATGCGAGCTGGCACAGGCCTTCCGCCGATTGGGCTCCGAGGTGATCCTCGTGGAGATGGCCCCGCAGGTGCTCATCCGCGAGGACCCCGACGCGGCCCAGGTTCTGACCGAGGCATTGGCACGGGATGGGGTCTCGATCAAGTTAAATACGGTTGTTGGGAAGGTGGTCCTATCAGGCTCCGAGAAGCTCATCCACCTGGAGGGCGTCGGGGGCGAGGAGGTAGTCACGGTTGATGAGATTCTCCTCAGTGCCGGGCGCGCGCCCAACGTCGAGGGCCTCAACCTCGAGGCCGTCGGGGTCCGCTACGATACGAAAGGCGGTGTGGTGGTCAACGACCACCTCCAGACTACCAACGGTCGCATCTACGCCGCAGGCGACGTCTGCATGGCCTACAGGTTCACCCACGCCGCCGACGCGGCCGCGCGCATCGTCATCCAAAACTCACTGTTTCTCGGGCGAAAGAGACTGAGCGGACTGACCATTCCCTGGTGCACCTACACTGACCCGGAGATTGCCCGCGTGGGGTTGAACGAAGAGGAGGCCCGCCAGCGGGGTGTCCCGGTCGAGACGTTCGTCAGGCCCCTTGCAGATGTGGACCGGGCCATCACCGACGGCGATGAAGAGGGGTTCGTCAAAATTCACGTCAAGCGAGGCTCCGACACAATTCTCGGCGCCACAATCGTCGCCCGTCACGCGGGCGAGATGATCAGCCAGGTCACCCTGGCGATGGTTGGCAAGGTGGGTCTGAAGACCCTCTCCAACGTCATCCATCCCTACCCGACCCAGGCCGAGGCCATCAGGCAGGCGGCAGACGCCTACCAGAGAGGCCGCCTCACCCCCCGCCTCAAGAGGTTTTTGAGCCGATGGCTTACCTGGAGGCGATAGCCAGCCGCGGCTTCGCCGCCTACGTCTTAGGGAGGTGGTAGAATAGTATCACTGGGAGCGCTGAGGTACCGAACAGCGGAAAAGAAACCGGGGCGGGCCGCGGAGGCGGCCCGC includes the following:
- a CDS encoding DUF3179 domain-containing protein — encoded protein: MTAKKRSLIILLLCAALGLALAVASAAWGQNLRGFAMHNGFDLTYSLVPREEILSGGPPKDGIPALTSPRFLKAGQAGYLFDDDLVVGVVFNEEARAYPLRILVWHENVNDVVGGLPIAVTYCPLCNSAFVFDRRVGGAVREFGVSGLLWNSNVLLYDRQPDDRAESLWSQVKMAAVAGPAAQAGLRMRLLPSELTTWREWVERHPASNVLSDQTGYRRNYGVSPYGSYFATDRLMFPVRAGQPRPERFRNKEPMVLVQAGEALKAYAVRDVAAAAGDNGWVEDTVGRKRLRLTYLEAGDTVRVETLSGEGEQTPVAYAFWFALSSMLPEVEVYEPPAASGAVANKGPSSPSTSLAQE
- a CDS encoding mercuric reductase, with protein sequence MHDVPDVPPHDEHNAALVANVHPPDWKNPEPAPRYNLVVIGAGTAGLVTAAGASLLGAKVALVERHLLGGDCLNTGCVPSKSIIRSARSFADVHDAHRFGVRVPEGTDVDFGAVMERMRRIRSRISAHDSARRFKEEFGVDIFLGGARFAGPETVEVEGTPLRFKRAVIATGARPVEPPIDGLHEAGYLTNETVFSLTERPGRLLVVGGGPLGCELAQAFRRLGSEVILVEMAPQVLIREDPDAAQVLTEALARDGVSIKLNTVVGKVVLSGSEKLIHLEGVGGEEVVTVDEILLSAGRAPNVEGLNLEAVGVRYDTKGGVVVNDHLQTTNGRIYAAGDVCMAYRFTHAADAAARIVIQNSLFLGRKRLSGLTIPWCTYTDPEIARVGLNEEEARQRGVPVETFVRPLADVDRAITDGDEEGFVKIHVKRGSDTILGATIVARHAGEMISQVTLAMVGKVGLKTLSNVIHPYPTQAEAIRQAADAYQRGRLTPRLKRFLSRWLTWRR
- a CDS encoding TVP38/TMEM64 family protein, whose amino-acid sequence is MTGEEPTTARPSAPSHHVHASGWWRPVGLVGLIVAILLLSKFFGLGERLGAVRDWIGTLGAWGPAVFVLIYVAATVAAVPGSVLTVGAGALFGSILGVVLVSVASTLGASLAFLVARYFARDAAARWFSSNEKFRRLDRLTEEHGAIIVALTRLTPIFPFNLLNYGFGLTRVPFSTYVFWSWLCMLPGTVLYVVGADALARGLSQGRLPWGLVGALAGAGVVLALLIRYARRTLQAKETDTVAEAASAKVEPSHHA